TCTCCGCCCCCTTCGTGTATCGCAGGATCGCCTGCCGGTCGCGCGCCGTCACCGACGGCGCGGAAGACGTGCCCGGCGCAGCCGGATCGAAGGCTTCGACCTCGCCATAGCGCGCTTTGTAGCGTTCGTTGACCGCCTTCGCGATGGAGACGATTTCTTCATACATGGCCCCCCGACCCGGCTCCCCTTGGTGCAGCGAGGTATCGATGCCTTCGCTGGCGAAGGCCACGCGCTGGATACAGCCCGTGTTGCAGGGGACATCCTTGCCGACATCGGCCAGGCGCAGCAGCAGGGCCGCGGTCAGGTTGTCCTTGAGCTCCGGGTCCTTGCGGGACTGTACGTACGACCACGTATCCGCCAAAGCGACGTTGGCGTGGAACGCGTAGTCAGGGTCCTCCTTGGTCGGCCCCATTTTCAGCAGGTGCTTGATACCTTTCCCGGCGTTGCGCAAATCGTCGATACGCCCCTTCAGCCGCGCCTTCTGGTGCTCCGCTTCCGTGTGCGCCCGTGCCTGCGCCGCCTCGTCCTCCTGCGCGTCCTCGACCTCCTCCTCTTCTCGCGCCTCTTCGGCGTCCTCCGCCTGCTCGGCAGCCATCGCCTCCATGGCCTCGACGGTCTCGAATGCCTCGAACGCCGCCAGGGCTTCCAGTGCCGCCTCGCTGGCCTCGGCCTTCAATGCCTGCTTGAGCTGATCGCTGCGCTGGCCGATCATCGCACGCAGATCGGCGGCGGACTGCTCGACCGAACGGCGCTGATCCTCGGGCGTGAGGCGCTTCATCGCGTTGAGCAACTGCTGCCCGCGCGTCAACAGGGCATCGGCATGCACGTTGATCCGGCCATCCCGCACGTACTGCTCGATGTGCGCATTCAGGACGGCCTCGGGCACATCGCCGGCGGCCCATGCCTGGATTTCGCTGCGGGACACGTCGATGCCGCCCAGGTTGAAGTGCGCCTGGTGGCGCGGGGCGTGGTGGATCAGCGCCTGCGCCGCCACCTTGATAATCGGTGCCTGCTGGAAGGCCATGCTGAACTCCAGCGCCTGCGCCGCGTACGATGCGGCGTCGGGCCGGCACGATCGATTCTCGGCCGATGCGCGCCGCTGGGCCTCGGCCGTGATCTCGAAGCGAGCCGCATATTCGCATAGCGCGAGGGATATCCAGGGATTCGCGGTGCCGTCCGGGTTGCGGAACCGTATCGACCGCTCGAGCTGCTCCACCAGGAACGCCTGACCGGCGCCATGGGTTTTCGGCTCCGCCCCCCCGGGGTTCAACAGCCTGGACAATCGGCCTGGCTTGCCGATGAGGCGTGTCACCGCCGCCCCCGGATCGGTGCGCGGATCCTGCAGCAGCCGGGAGGCCAGCGCGTCGTGTCCATTGCGCAGCGCGATCTGGACCGCAACCTGGCCGTCGATATTGCGGGCGTTCGGATTGAAACCATTGCGCCCCTCGCTGCTGCCCTGGAGGAAGGCGCGGACGGCGTCCACGACCCGCTGTTTGTGCTGGATCTCCGTGAATGTGGTGTCCCGCCCTGCCTGCACGTACCGGTGCGGCTTGGCGCAAGCCAGCCGGGTCAGCGGCGTATGCCCGCCCGGGCCAAGAACATTCAGATCGATGTGCGGCGAGCGGGCCAGCTCGAAAAGGCAATCGAGCTCCTTACCGGTACGCACCCGATGGCGCGCAAAAGAACCGCTCTCCAGGTGCTCCACAAACTGGGCGACCGCTTGCCAGACAGGAGGATGGCCGTCCGTGCCGGGCCGGTTGACCTGTACGCCGGGATGGCTGGCCAGCGCATGCACACAATCGACGTGCAGCTTGGCGATCGCCATCGTCAGCGGGGTGTGATGCTTGGCATTGGGCTGGTTGGGGTCGATATGGGGGTGGCGCAACAACTCGCCCGCCGCGTCCAGCCCGCGCTTGCGCACGGCGAGGTGCAGCGCGGTATTGCCGTCGCGGTCCGGCCGGTTCACCTCCGTGCGCGGATGCTCGACCAATGCGCGCGTGATATCAGCATGGCGATTGCCGGCTGCGATATGAAGCGGCGTCTGCCCGTGCTTGTCGACCCTGTTCGGGTCGATCTCCGCATGCTGGAGCAGCGCCCCGACCACGGCGGTACGCCCCGCTTCGACGGCGCGCTGGAGCGGCGTTTCCCCGCGCTTGTTGATCTGGTTGATGAGGATGGCGGACTCCGGCCGCGCCAGTATCAGGCGGACGACCTCCAGGTGTCCGCGCTTGGCGGCCGATGCCAGCAGCGTGGTCCCGTTCGCGTTGACGGCCATCACCAGGTGCGGATGGCTTTGCAGCAGACCCGCCAGCGATTCCGCCTTGCCGGTTTCGGCCATGGAGAAGGCCTGTCTCAGCGCGGCCTTTTCCGGATCGGCTTTGAACAGCGCGTTGAAGCCTTTGGTCAGGCCGGACAGCGGACCGCTCGCCCTGCGAGGCGTATTGCCGGGTGCGGGAGAAGCGCCGGGCGTACGCTCCGTCTGGGGTGAGCGCGACGGTGTGAGGAATCGTAGCGGGGACAGGGAATGGCGACGAGGGAAGTCCATGGCAGTCCTGGTGAGATCGGGATCTGCGCTTTCGGAGCCGGCCACCGGCAACAGCGGTCTCTCAACGCAGGCCGCATTGCGGCACAAACGCCTTCCTTTGCCCAAAGCGCAAAT
The sequence above is a segment of the Ralstonia nicotianae genome. Coding sequences within it:
- a CDS encoding ankyrin repeat domain-containing protein, with the protein product MDFPRRHSLSPLRFLTPSRSPQTERTPGASPAPGNTPRRASGPLSGLTKGFNALFKADPEKAALRQAFSMAETGKAESLAGLLQSHPHLVMAVNANGTTLLASAAKRGHLEVVRLILARPESAILINQINKRGETPLQRAVEAGRTAVVGALLQHAEIDPNRVDKHGQTPLHIAAGNRHADITRALVEHPRTEVNRPDRDGNTALHLAVRKRGLDAAGELLRHPHIDPNQPNAKHHTPLTMAIAKLHVDCVHALASHPGVQVNRPGTDGHPPVWQAVAQFVEHLESGSFARHRVRTGKELDCLFELARSPHIDLNVLGPGGHTPLTRLACAKPHRYVQAGRDTTFTEIQHKQRVVDAVRAFLQGSSEGRNGFNPNARNIDGQVAVQIALRNGHDALASRLLQDPRTDPGAAVTRLIGKPGRLSRLLNPGGAEPKTHGAGQAFLVEQLERSIRFRNPDGTANPWISLALCEYAARFEITAEAQRRASAENRSCRPDAASYAAQALEFSMAFQQAPIIKVAAQALIHHAPRHQAHFNLGGIDVSRSEIQAWAAGDVPEAVLNAHIEQYVRDGRINVHADALLTRGQQLLNAMKRLTPEDQRRSVEQSAADLRAMIGQRSDQLKQALKAEASEAALEALAAFEAFETVEAMEAMAAEQAEDAEEAREEEEVEDAQEDEAAQARAHTEAEHQKARLKGRIDDLRNAGKGIKHLLKMGPTKEDPDYAFHANVALADTWSYVQSRKDPELKDNLTAALLLRLADVGKDVPCNTGCIQRVAFASEGIDTSLHQGEPGRGAMYEEIVSIAKAVNERYKARYGEVEAFDPAAPGTSSAPSVTARDRQAILRYTKGAEIDDDVVTDVKRDMVRADVLADLVGRRGWTRATVEELLAPILDNVEYLDEFSVKASGSPDVHAGP